The Deltaproteobacteria bacterium DNA window CGCTGTTCAGCGGCGACGGCTACTCCGAAGATCTGCATGAACACGCCGCGAAGAACGAGCTGATCCATCTCCGGAGCAGCCCCGAGGCCTACGGGGAGCTGACCTCGGCCAAGAACGTCAAGCTGTTCGGTGACCTCGGCATCTTCAACGAGCGCGAGATCGCGGCGCGGCAATGCATCCTGCAGGAAGCTTACGCTTCAGAATTGTGGATCGAGGCGCGCGCTCTGTTGAAGATCCTGCGCACGATGATCGTGCCCGCGGCCATGGACGATGCCCGCACGGGCGTCGAATCAGGTTACGCCGCCAAGCTATTCGACGAGAAGAGGGACCTCGTCCAGAAGCTCCTTACCGAAACCGACAGGCTCGCGGAGGCCTTGGACGCCTTCCCCGACGACGCCCCTGCGCGCTCGGCGGCCTACGCGCACGAGAGCTTGAAACCGGCCATGCAGGCGGCGCGGGATGTCGCGGACCGGCTCGAGGCGGTGGTGGACAGCCGTCTCTGGCCGTTGCCGACCTATACAGACGTGCTGCTCGGCCACCAGTGAGGAAGACCGGACGCGGCTGCGGTTTCAGGCGACGGTGTCTGCGAGGCCGAACCATCGCAACCGGCTCGAATCACGACACCCTCGGCCACTAGAGCGCCCCGAAGGGCCACGCATCGCACACCGCCGCTCTTCAAGGCAGGTGCACTCGTGAACGTATCCTCGGCAAGACCTGACCTGGCGCTGGTGCTGGGCGGGGCGCGCGCGGGCAAGAGCGCCTTCGCCGAGGGACTCGCGAGGGGGTGGGCTCAACGCGTTTACGTAGCCACAGCGGCCGTCACGGACGACGAGATGGCGGAGCGCATCGCGTTGCACCGAACCCGCCGAGGCCCAAGCTGGCGCACCGTCGAAGAACCTCTTGAGCTGTCCGCCGTGATCCGGAGGGAAAGCGCGCCGGCCACCGGCCTGTTGGTGGACTGCCTCACGGTCTGGCTCGGCAACCTCATGCACCACGAATATGACGTGGACGCCGCCGGCGAAGCGCTCCTCGAAGCGCTCGCCACCGCCCCCGGACCGATGGTGCTGGTGGCCAACGAGGTGGGGCTCGGCATCGTGCCGGACAACGCCATGGCGCGCGCCTTTCGCGATCACGCCGGGCGTCTCAACCAGGCCGTGGCACGCGTGGCGAGCCGCGTTTACTTCATGGCGGCCGGCATCCCCATGACCCTCAAGGGTCCGGCACCCGACTGATGCCTGCCCGCGCACTCATGTTCCAGGGGACAGCGTCGGACGCCGGCAAGTCGCTGGTCACCGCCGGCCTCTGCCGTGTGCTGACGCGCCGGGGATACGCCGTGCGCCCGTTCAAGCCGCAGAACATGTCCAACAATGCCGCCGTGACCCCGGACGGGGGCGAGGTCGGCCGCGCCCAGGCGCTTCAGGCCAGGGCCTGTGGGGTGGCGCCGTCGGTGGACATGAACCCGGTGCTGCTCAAGCCGCAGTCCGACGTCGGCGCCCAAGTGGTGGTCCGCGGCAAGGTGCGCGGCAACCACGACGCGCAAGACTTCCAGGAGGTGAAGCAGGAGCTGATGCCCGTGGTCCTGGAGAGCTTCGAGCGGCTGAGGTCCGCGGCGGACTTCGTCCTGGTGGAAGGCGCGGGCAGCGCCGCCGAGGTCAACCTGCGTACCCACGACATCGCCAACATGGGCTTCGCCGCCGCTGCGCAAGTACCGGTGGTGCTGGTGGCGGACATCGACCGGGGCGGAGTCATCGCCAACCTGGTAGGCACCTGGGAACTTCTTCCGGACAACGAGCGCACGCTGCTCCGAGGGTACCTGATCAACCGGTTCCGCGGTGACGTGGGCCTGTTCGCCGGCGGGCTCCGCATCATCACCGCGCGCACCGGGCTGCCGTGCTTCGGCATTATTCCCTATCTCCGCGCCGCACTGCGCCTGCCGCAGGAGGATGCCTTCTCCCTGGACAACCGCCCGCCGCGGGTTCGCGGCGGAGCCTTCCGCATCGCCGTTCCGCGGCTGCCGCACATCGCCAACTTCGACGACTTCGATCCGCTGCTGGCCGAACCGGCGGTAGCGGTGGACATGGTGGCGCCCGGCCGCCCGCTCCCGGGCGATGCCGACCTAGTCATTCTGCCGGGC harbors:
- the cobU gene encoding bifunctional adenosylcobinamide kinase/adenosylcobinamide-phosphate guanylyltransferase, with product MNVSSARPDLALVLGGARAGKSAFAEGLARGWAQRVYVATAAVTDDEMAERIALHRTRRGPSWRTVEEPLELSAVIRRESAPATGLLVDCLTVWLGNLMHHEYDVDAAGEALLEALATAPGPMVLVANEVGLGIVPDNAMARAFRDHAGRLNQAVARVASRVYFMAAGIPMTLKGPAPD
- a CDS encoding cobyric acid synthase, translated to MPARALMFQGTASDAGKSLVTAGLCRVLTRRGYAVRPFKPQNMSNNAAVTPDGGEVGRAQALQARACGVAPSVDMNPVLLKPQSDVGAQVVVRGKVRGNHDAQDFQEVKQELMPVVLESFERLRSAADFVLVEGAGSAAEVNLRTHDIANMGFAAAAQVPVVLVADIDRGGVIANLVGTWELLPDNERTLLRGYLINRFRGDVGLFAGGLRIITARTGLPCFGIIPYLRAALRLPQEDAFSLDNRPPRVRGGAFRIAVPRLPHIANFDDFDPLLAEPAVAVDMVAPGRPLPGDADLVILPGSKATLSDLRAFRREGWDIDLLAHRRRGGAVLGICAGYQMLGRRVADPQGIEGPPGEEPGLGFLEHETMLTGAKTLRQVAGVGATVHASFTGYEMHVGKSTGGDASRPFLVPEGEGHDPGRVSADGRVMGCYVHGLLAGDAFRREFLRSLGVNGASGPAYEAGVEKALDAVANAFEEALDINRLLAAAE